CTGCCAGGATCACGGCCTGCATTTCACGCCCTCCCCAGGCCACGCTCAGCGACCCCCTGCAGCAGCCGGGCGTGGCCATCCGGCCGGCAGAAGTGGATGCTATAGCGGGGCGCTTCCTCGGGGTGGGCGGCGGGATAGCGGGCGTGGATGGCCGCCGCGATCTCTTCCCGGCGGGCCGGGTCGATCAGGGCGATGCAGTTGCCCCGGAAGCCGGCGCCGCTGAAGCGGGTGCCGTAGACGCCGGGCGTCTCCCGCAACACTTCGTACAGGGTGATGAGCTGGGGGCTGCCGCATTCGTAGTAGCGGATGGAGCTCTCGCCCGACCGGTTCATCAGTTCGCCGAAGCGGGCCAGGTCGCCGGCCTGCCAGGCGGCCACGCCGGCCTCCACCCGTTCCATCTCGCCGAAGAAGTGGAGCGCGCGGCGATGGAGCGGCGGGGACAGCCGGTGGCCCTCGGCGTGGAAGATGGCCGGGTCCACCTGGCGCAGGCGGGGATCCGGCCCGGCCTCCTGGCCCACAAAGCCCAACAGCTGGCGGGTGGCTTCCTGGCACTCGGCCACCCGGCTGTTGTAGTCGGTGCCCACCAGCACGTGGGTCACGCCCGAGTAGACGGCCAGGATCTCGAAGGCGGGCGTCGGCCCATCCACCGGCAGGGGCGTGGCCACCCGGTCGATGGCCAGATCCCGGCAATCGATGCGGGTCAGGTGGCGCTCCTGGCTGAAGAGGATCACCGACTGGTCCAGGATGCCGTTGTTGAGGCCGATGTAGCGGTTCTCGGTGTAGCGGACCAGCTCCACGTTATCGCCGGGAGAGAGCTGGAGGCCATTGAGGGCTTCCAGGGCCAGCAGGTAGGCGATGGTCACCGCCGCCGAGGAGCTCAGGCCGCCGATGGGCATGGCGCCGCCCACCACGCCCACAAATCCCCGGTCCAGCCGGAAGCGCTGTTGCAGGGCCAGCACTGCCCCCCGCAGGTAGTTGCCCCAGTCGCCCCGGCGATAGGGGGGCACCTGGGCGGCCGGGAAGGTGACGGCTTCGGGGAAGTTGAGGCTTTCCACGTGGAAAGTGGCGTCGGCTGCCGGCGCGAAGGCCAGCAGGATGGCCTGGTCGATGGTCATGCCGGTGACGATGCCCAACTGGTGGTCGATGTGCGCGCCCAGGGGGCAGATGCGCAGGGGCGCCCGCACCACCTGGATCGTCGCCGGATCCACCGGGTGAATCTGCTGCAGCCGGGCCACCAGCCGGGCCACCTGTTCCTCCTCCGGCGGGTTGACCCGCACAGGGGGGACCTCGGGCCGCTGGGATGCTGTGAAACGGGTTGATGAGTTCATGAAAATGAAACCTCGATCAGTAGAATGGACCAGACGCATGGACAGAGCCGGGTCTGGAATAGACATTTCCATTTATTCTACTCCATGGCCGCAGGCGATGGAAATCTGTTGGGCCAGTCTGGGGAAGACCAGGATGGCGGGGGGCTGACCTACTCCTGGCCGGCGGGCTGGTCGCCAGGCGCGGACTGCTCCAGGTCGGCCCAGGCGGCCTGCACCTCGGCCACAGCATCGCCAGCGGGGGGATCCTGGGCGTAGCGGGCGTGGATGTAGTGCCGGGTGATCACGGCCGCGGGCCGGTTGGCATCCCCCAGGCTGGCATCCAGGGTGGCCTGGTACTCGGCGGGGGTTTGGGGCGGGCGACGGGGCAGGCCTTCTGCCCGCCGCCGCTGGAGGAACTGCTGGTAGATCTGGCGGATGACACGCCGGGTTTCCGCCTCCCCGTCCAGGGCCAGGAAGGGGCTGATGGCCCGGGCGCCGGTGCGCAGGCGGCCCAGCCAGTTGCGCAGCAGCCCGGCCAGCTGCTCCTGCAACAGGTCGCTGCTCAGGATGGACTCCCGCACCTCGTCCGGCTCTTCGCTGGCCACGGCCCGCATCCGGCGCAGGGCCAGGGCAAAGGCCAGGAGCAGCAGCGCCACGGCCACGAAGAGGCCTGTCCAGCGATAGGCGTCGGGGATGGGCGCCGGCTCGGCCATGAGGGGCTCGGGGGTAGGCGTGACCATCTCTTCCAGGGTGTCGCCCAGTTCCGACTCGCCCAGCAAGTTCAGCAGCCGGGAGATGAGGGGGCTCAGCAGCCTGAAGATGTGGTAGAGGACGACGAAGATGACGTAGCCGATGGCCAGCAGCACGCTGCCCACGGCCCGGCCGATGTAGCCCAGCACGGTGCTTCCCCAGGCCATGACCTGCGCGATCTGCTCCGGCGCGATGATCCAGCCCAGGAGCAGCCCCAGCCCCAACAGCAGCGCAATCACCGTACCCACGCTGATGAGCCAGTAGCGGTTGAGGGAGGGCATGCGGGCGGCGCTGCCCCGTCGGTTGCCCAGGGCCCGGGCCAGGCCCACGGTGATCTTCAGGCTGGTCAGGGCCAGCATGGCCATGGCCACGGCAAAGAAGGTCATCACCACCCGGGTCATGTCCACCAGGGTGCCCAGGGCTGTGCCCGCGGTCAGGAGGAGGTAGAGGACGATGAGGGCAGCACCTGCCACCACCGTGCCCCACACGTCGTCGTGGGCGATGGGGCGGCTGGCGTCCTGGGTGCCCCGCAGCCACAGGTAGGCGCCCACCATGCCCAAGACCACCGGGGCCGGCGCCTCGGCTCCCCAGTGGATGAGCTCGTCCCCCAGGTGGGCCAGCCAGGCCGTGCCCCACAGCGGCCCGTCGGCCCGGTAGAGCTGCCACCAGAGGAGGAGCAACAGGGCCAGCAGGCCGGCCACGGCGGCAGCCATTCGGGCGCGCCAGGGCACATCCGGCTTCTGGCCCTCGGCTTCCGGGTCCGGCGGGGGCACCAGCAGGCGCACCGTGAGCACGCCGGCCAGGGGCAGGCCCACCAGCCAGGGGAGGGGCACCACGGCCTGGGGCGTGGACGGCATGAGGAGGGCCTGGAGCAGGCGAAGCCACGGCCACAGCCAGCAGGCCCGCAACACGGCCAGGCCCGCCGGCAGCAGGCCGTCATCCAGCCAGTGCCAGCGTTTCCAGTTCATCCCACTTCTTCTCCGTACCCACATGAAAATGGCGGACGTTGACCAGGGGCCGACTGGGGCGTGCCCGGCCCAGGGTGATCAGCGCCACCCCCAGCTCTCGCCGGGGCAGGTCCAGCAGGAGGCGCTCCAGCCGGTCGTCCAGGAGGGCGGTGACCAGGACCACGGTACTGCCGTAGGGCAGGCTGGCTGTCTCCGTCTGGAGGACGTTGGCGATGGGCCAGCGCCCCCGGCTGTCGATGCGGGCCAGGGCCTCCAGCAGGATGGGGAGCTGGCGGGGGCCGGTGCGAGGGCGGATGCGCACGTGGCGGGCGCCGATGAGGGCGTTGCTGTAGAGTCCCACCGGATAGCCGGCCTCCCACGCCTCCCGGCCGACGGAGGCTGCCACCGTGATGGCCAGCTCCAACAGGTCCCAGTCCTGGCCCAGGCCGAAGAGGTTCTCCGCGGCGGTGTCGGCGTTGAGGAAGAGGGCCAGGGGGTGGGTGGTGGAAGGCTCGAAAAGCTTGGTCTGCAGGCGCTGGCGGTGGGCGGTGGCCTTCCAGTGGATATGGCGAAAGTTGTCGCCCTGGGTATAGTCCCGCGCGCCCATCAGGCGGATGGGATCTTCGAAAAGGGGGCGGGGGCTGCGGTGGGCACCCAGGGGGTGGTGGGCAGGCAGCCCCAGCTGGGTGACGGGCACCATGCGCGGGTAGACCACAACCCGGTCGATGGTGTCCAGGCTCTTGCGCCGGATCTCAAAGCCGAAGATGTCGCCCGAGCGGAGCTGAGCCGGTCCGAAGTGCCAGACGCCCCGCCGGGTTCCCCGGATGCGGTAGCGACGGGTCACCCGTTCGTACCAGCGCAGGGAGAGGGTGGTGACCATGCGTCGCCGCTCGGTGGGCTCCTCTTCGTCCCGGGTGATCTGGGCCACATCCAGCGCGGCCGGGATCTCGTCGTCGATGCGCAGCCAGGGCAGGGGAAGGATCTTGGCGTTGACCACCTCCAGGTAGAAGTACGTCTCCTCGCCGAAGAAGAGGCGGGTGTGGTCGAAGTGGCGCCGGTAAGAGACGGCGTGCAGGCAGTAGCGGGCCCACAGGGCAGAGGTGGCGGCCAGCAGGGCCAGGATGACGGTGATCAGGAAGAGGAGCTCGTGGCGCAGGAGGATGCTCACCACCCCCAGGGCGCCGATGGTGATCCATCCCAGCCGGCTCATGATGGCTCTGTTTCTGCCTGCCAGACTTCTTCCACGGGCACGGGGGTCCGTTCCAGGATGCCCTGGAGCACCGCTTCCACCCGTTGCTCGTGGAGGCGGGTTTCCAGCGCGGGCACCAGGCGGTGGGCCCAGACGGGCATGGCCAGCTGCTTGATGTCGTCCGGGATCACGTAGTTGCGGCCCTGGAGGGCGGCGGCTGCCTGGCTGGCCCGGTAGAGGGCCAGGGTGCCCCGGGGGCTGACGCCCAGGCTGAGGCTCTCCGCCGTGCGGGTGGCCTGGGCCAGGTCCAGCAGGTAGTCCTCCAGCACCGGGTGGACGAAGACCTCCCGGCAGAGGCGGTTGGCGGCCTGGATCTGGTCGGTGGTGACCACCGGCTGGAGCTCGTTCAAAGGGTTTTGGGTGCGGAAGCGGCGCAGGATCTGGCGTTCCTCCTCCCGTTCCGGGTAACCCAGGTCCAGGCGCATGAGGAAGCGGTCCACCTGGGCTTCGGGCAGGGGGAAGGTCCCCTCCAGCTCTATCGGGTTCTGGGTGGCCAGGACCAGGAAGGGATAGGGGAGGGGGCGGGTGACGCCGTCCACGGTGATCTGACGTTCCTCCATGGCTTCCAGCAGGGCGGACTGGGTGCGGGGGCCGGCCCGGTTGATCTCGTCGGCCAGGACGATCTGGGCCATGACCGGGCCGGGGCGAAACTCGAAATCGCCGGTCTTCTGGTTGTAGACGCTCACGCCGGTGATGTCGGAAGGCAGCAGGTCCGGCGTGAACTGGATGCGTTGGAAGGAGCCGCCCACGGAGCGGGCCAGGGTTTTGGCCAGGGTGGTTTTGCCGATGCCGGGCACGTCTTCCAGCAGCACGTGCCCTTCGCATAGTAGTGCGATGAGCAACAGGTCGACCACTGTTTCCTTGCCCACGATGACTCGGGAGACATTCTGGTGGACGGCCTGGGCCAGTTGTTGGACAGGGCTGACGTCGATCAAGATGGATTCCTTGGCTGGTTCATGGGTACTACGTGGGGTGGGACAGAAACGGCCGGCTGTCAGTCAATCCCGGCAGAAATTCGTTCGTGGCTTCCAGCCGAAGGAGAGCCACCGAATTTTGCCGTGGAATGTACGCCGACTGTACTGGATGAAAGGATAGCAGAGGAGGGCCCATTTGCCAAAGATGAACCCCATTCGTGTCCTGGCACAAAATCACCCATTCTCTCGGGATCTGGCGCTGCCGATGAGGCTGATGAAGACATCCTCCAGGGACGGCGGAATGGCCTGGATCTCGTGGACGGTGATGCCGGCCTCTTCCAGGGCCCCACGGATCTGCTCCATGACGCCGTCCGCGCCGTCCACCAGCGCGTGGATGTCGTTGCCGTGGAGCGCAACGTCGTGGACGCCCGGCAGGCTCTCCAGCAGCGTCGCCGCAGCGAAGGGCGCGTCGCAGCGTACGTTGAGCAACTGGCCCTGCAGTGCACTTCGCTTGAGCTCCGCCGGCGAGGCCAGGGCCCGCAAGACGCCGTTGTAGATCATGGCTACCCGGTTGGCATGCTCGGCCTCGTCCAGGTAGTGGGTGGTGACGAAGACGGTCACCCCCTGATGGGCCAGGCCGTGGATCATCATCCAGAAGTGGCGTCGGGATACCGGATCCACGCCCGCGGTGGGTTCGTCCAGGAAGAGCAGGGGGGGACGGTGGACGATGGCGCACCCCAGGGCCAGCCGCTGCTTCCAGCCGCCGGAAAGCTGGCCGGCCAGTTGGCGCTTCCGCCCCTCCAGCCCGGCCATGGCAACAAGCTCCTCCAGGCGGGCCCGCCGCTGGCCCCGGGGCACGTTGTACACCCCCGCGTAGAACTCCAGGTTCTCCCACACGGAGAGGTCTTCGTATAGCGCAAAGCGCTGGCTCATGTAGCCGATGTGCTGCTTGATCTGTTCGCTATGGCGCACAATGTCGAAGCCCAGCACATGGCCCTCTCCGCTGGTGGGCAAGAGGATGCCACAGAGCATGCGGATGGTGGTGCTCTTGCCTGAGCCGTTGGGGCCCAGGAAGGCGAAGACTTCCCCCCGACGCACCGAGAAGCTGACGCCGTTGACGGCAATCTGATCGCCAAAGCGCCGGGTCAGGCGGCGGACCTCGATCACGTTCTCCGGCACGTTCTCTGGGGCCATCATCCGATCCGTTTCTGGAAGCGCCAGGCGCTGAGGGTGAAGACGATGATGCCAAAGACGGTGAGGGGCCAGACGTTGGGCCACAACACCTCCAACCCCACCCCCTTGAGCATGATGCCCCGCAGGATCTGCAGGTAGTAGGTCATGGGAATGAGCAGCCCCAGCTTTTGGACCACGAAGGGCATGGTCTCCCGGGGGTAGAGGAAGCCCGAAAGCAGGATGGAGGGCAGGACGATGAACATGGCTGTCTGCAGGGCCTGGGCCTGGGTGCGGGAGACGGTGGAGACCAGCAGGCCGGTGCCCAGGGAGCCCAACAGGAAGATGACCGAGAGGAGGGCCAGCAGGAGCAGGCTGCCCGCTACGGTTACCCCAAAGAGCACCCGGGCCGCAAGGAGGGCCATGGCCGTGGCGATGGATGCGGTAGCTGTGTAAGGCAAAATCTTGCCCAGCATCAGCTCCCAGGGCTTGATGGGCGTGACGATGAGCTGCTCCAGGGTGCCCCGTTCCCGCTCGCCCACGATGGCGAAGGCGGTCAGCAGCAGGGTCTGAAACTGGAGGATCAGGGCGATGATGCCGGGCACCATGAAGTTGACACTCAACATGCGGGGGTTGTAGAGCACCACCGGCCGCAGATCAATGCCGCCCACCGGGCCGGCCGCCAGGGGAAGGCCCCCGGCCCGCGCGGCCCGGCCCGGGAGCTGGGGCACCACAGCCTGGGCCACCATGCCGGCGGCAAAGAGGGCCGTCTGCGCGGTGTTGGGATCCGAACCGTCGATAATCAGTTGGGCCACGCCCGCCTCCCCCCGCAACAGCTGGCGACCGAAGTCCGGCGGGATGTGCAGGCCCACGTGGGCCTCCCCCCGGTCGATGGCGGCGGCCAGCTCGGCCCGGGAGCGGGCGCTGGCTACCACGTCGAAGTAGACGCTGTTCTCCAGGGCCGCGATAAAGGCCCGGCTGTCGGGATCCTCTGCCTCGTCCAGGACGATGGTGGCGATGTGGTCCACCACGGTGTTGATGGCGTAGCCGAAGATGAGCAGCTGCATCACCGGCAGCACCACAATCATGGCCAGGGTGCGCCGGTCGTGGCGGATCTGGATGAATTCCTTGCGGATGATGGCGAGGAGCCTGGAGCCCATGGCCGCTCCTGTTCAGGGTTCCAGGAAGGTGGCGTCGGCCGGCATGCCCGGCTTGAGCAGGCCTTCGGGGTTTTCCACCCGAATTCGAACGCCGAAGACCAGGTTTAGCCGGTCGCTGCGGGTCTGGACATTGCGGGGGGTGAACTCGGCCCGCTGGTTGATGCCGGTGACCACGCCGGGGAAGGTGCGGTCGGGGAAGGGATCCACCGTGACTGCGACGGGCTGGCCGACCCGCACCTGGCCCAGGTCCCGCTCCAGGACGTACGCCGTGAGCTTGAGGCTGCTCAAGTCCGCGACCGCAGCCACCGTCTGCCCGGGCGATACCACCTCCCCCACGTGCATGGGCACCCGCATGACCACGCCGTCGATGGGCGAGCGCAGGCGGTAGTGCTCCAGCTGCACCTCCAACTGCTGTCGAGCGGCCACGTTGGCCTGGCGAATCTGGATTTGGATCAGGGAGTCGTCCAGTTGGGCCAGTATCTGGTCCGCCTGGACGGGCTGCCCCTCCTGGACCAGGCTGACGATGCGTCCAGCGATTTCGGAACCCACCAGGATCTCATCCGCCTCCAGGGTGCCCGAGGCCACCAGGGGGCCGGCCGGTTCCTGCCAGGGCCAGGGCAACAGCTGCGTGGGCGCAGGGCGACCGGCCCCGATCCACCATGCGGCGGTGGCCAGCAGGAGCACCAGGAGGATGGCCAGGATCGCCGGCGATCTGCCGTGGCGGCGTCGGGATGGCTCCGCCGGTGCGACCGCTGTCGGGGCCGGTGGCGGAGCCAGGGGGCCGGTGGGCTGGCCGTTCTGTTTGCCCGGCGGCGATTCCGGCGTGGCTGGAGGCGCAGGTTTGGTGCGGGGCTGTTGGGCCATGCTCAAGTGCCTTCCGGCGCGGCCAGCACGCCGCGCAGCAGAATCTGAATATATTCCCGGGCGGTGGCCTCTGCGTCCGGTTCCAGCAGGTGGGCACAGGCTGGCCGCAGCAGGGCCAGGGTCACAAACATGCCCATGAACGCCTGGGCCCGGACCCGGGCCGGCCCCGGTCGGAGGGTGCCCCGCCGGGCATGCCCTTCAAACAGGCGGGTCCGCAGGGGAAGCCCCGGCCGAAGGTGTGGGTCTCGGCCATCCGGGCCACCTCGGGGTAGAGTTCGGCCTCGAACAGGATGAAGCGGAGAATGCCGTGATATTGCTCCATCATCCATGTTGCCATTCTAGGTTACAGGTGCAGGGCTGTCAATACGGGAATGTCTCAACCCAATGTCGTAGGGGCGGGCCGCCGTGCCCGCCCGATGGTGCCAGCCCCAGGCGGGTGAAGGGGTGGCAACGGATGCGCAGCTACGAGCTGCGCCTACTGTGGGGCAGCCATGTCCCGTAGGGGTGGACCCCCGTGCCCGCCCGTCGTCGCTTTTCCGCAGATGGGCCAGGGCTCCCTGCCGATGTATAATGGCGGCGCGGGCCGGTCGGCTCCCCTGCCGGGTGCAGCCGACGCCCGCCATTTTCAACATCCATCCAGACGGCAGAAAGCAGAGCGAGAATTGCCCATGTCCAACACCACCACCTACGAGGTCGCCGTGGTCGGCAACGGCCTGATCGGCTCGGCCGCCGCCCGCTACCTGAGCGCCACAGGGGCGAAGGTCCTGGCCATCGGCCCCGATGAACCGGCCAACTGGCAGGAACACACCGGCGTCTTTGCCAGCCACTACGACCAGGGACGCATCACCCGCATCATCGACCCGGACTCTGTCTGGTCCCTGCTGGGGGCCCGTTCCATCGCCGCCTACGCCGAGATCGAAGCGGCCAGCGGCGTCCGTTTTCATCACCCGGTGGGCTGTCTGCGGGTGAGCCCCTTCTACAGCCAGCCGGATGACACCCTGGCCCAGGCCCAGGACCACGGGACGGCCAACGGTGCGGACTTCGCCGTCCAACCGGCCGACGAGTTGGCCGCCCATTTCCCCTTCCTCCGCTTCGCACCCGGCTCCACCGGCCTCTGGGAGCAGGGCGGGGCAGGCTACATCAACCCCCGCTCCCTGGTGCAGGCCCAACTCACCCTGGCCAGGCAACAGGGGGCTACCATCGTGCGGGAGACGGTGACGGCCATCCGCCAGCAGGGGCGTGTGGTTGCCTTGACCACCGACGCCGGCCAGACTTACACGGCCCAAAAGGTACTGATCGCGGCCGGCGCCTATACCAACCACCTCTTGCCCCGGGCCCTGGACCTGCGGCCCAGGGCGGTGTCGATTTTGTTGGCCGAATTGGACGAGGAGGAAGCCCGACGGCTGGCGGCCATGCCCGCCCTGATCTACCGCCTGGCCGGCCATCCCATCCTCTACTCCATCTA
The DNA window shown above is from Litorilinea aerophila and carries:
- a CDS encoding GHMP family kinase ATP-binding protein, which gives rise to MNSSTRFTASQRPEVPPVRVNPPEEEQVARLVARLQQIHPVDPATIQVVRAPLRICPLGAHIDHQLGIVTGMTIDQAILLAFAPAADATFHVESLNFPEAVTFPAAQVPPYRRGDWGNYLRGAVLALQQRFRLDRGFVGVVGGAMPIGGLSSSAAVTIAYLLALEALNGLQLSPGDNVELVRYTENRYIGLNNGILDQSVILFSQERHLTRIDCRDLAIDRVATPLPVDGPTPAFEILAVYSGVTHVLVGTDYNSRVAECQEATRQLLGFVGQEAGPDPRLRQVDPAIFHAEGHRLSPPLHRRALHFFGEMERVEAGVAAWQAGDLARFGELMNRSGESSIRYYECGSPQLITLYEVLRETPGVYGTRFSGAGFRGNCIALIDPARREEIAAAIHARYPAAHPEEAPRYSIHFCRPDGHARLLQGVAERGLGRA
- a CDS encoding DUF4129 domain-containing protein; this encodes MNWKRWHWLDDGLLPAGLAVLRACWLWPWLRLLQALLMPSTPQAVVPLPWLVGLPLAGVLTVRLLVPPPDPEAEGQKPDVPWRARMAAAVAGLLALLLLLWWQLYRADGPLWGTAWLAHLGDELIHWGAEAPAPVVLGMVGAYLWLRGTQDASRPIAHDDVWGTVVAGAALIVLYLLLTAGTALGTLVDMTRVVMTFFAVAMAMLALTSLKITVGLARALGNRRGSAARMPSLNRYWLISVGTVIALLLGLGLLLGWIIAPEQIAQVMAWGSTVLGYIGRAVGSVLLAIGYVIFVVLYHIFRLLSPLISRLLNLLGESELGDTLEEMVTPTPEPLMAEPAPIPDAYRWTGLFVAVALLLLAFALALRRMRAVASEEPDEVRESILSSDLLQEQLAGLLRNWLGRLRTGARAISPFLALDGEAETRRVIRQIYQQFLQRRRAEGLPRRPPQTPAEYQATLDASLGDANRPAAVITRHYIHARYAQDPPAGDAVAEVQAAWADLEQSAPGDQPAGQE
- a CDS encoding DUF58 domain-containing protein codes for the protein MSRLGWITIGALGVVSILLRHELLFLITVILALLAATSALWARYCLHAVSYRRHFDHTRLFFGEETYFYLEVVNAKILPLPWLRIDDEIPAALDVAQITRDEEEPTERRRMVTTLSLRWYERVTRRYRIRGTRRGVWHFGPAQLRSGDIFGFEIRRKSLDTIDRVVVYPRMVPVTQLGLPAHHPLGAHRSPRPLFEDPIRLMGARDYTQGDNFRHIHWKATAHRQRLQTKLFEPSTTHPLALFLNADTAAENLFGLGQDWDLLELAITVAASVGREAWEAGYPVGLYSNALIGARHVRIRPRTGPRQLPILLEALARIDSRGRWPIANVLQTETASLPYGSTVVLVTALLDDRLERLLLDLPRRELGVALITLGRARPSRPLVNVRHFHVGTEKKWDELETLALAG
- a CDS encoding ABC transporter permease, coding for MGSRLLAIIRKEFIQIRHDRRTLAMIVVLPVMQLLIFGYAINTVVDHIATIVLDEAEDPDSRAFIAALENSVYFDVVASARSRAELAAAIDRGEAHVGLHIPPDFGRQLLRGEAGVAQLIIDGSDPNTAQTALFAAGMVAQAVVPQLPGRAARAGGLPLAAGPVGGIDLRPVVLYNPRMLSVNFMVPGIIALILQFQTLLLTAFAIVGERERGTLEQLIVTPIKPWELMLGKILPYTATASIATAMALLAARVLFGVTVAGSLLLLALLSVIFLLGSLGTGLLVSTVSRTQAQALQTAMFIVLPSILLSGFLYPRETMPFVVQKLGLLIPMTYYLQILRGIMLKGVGLEVLWPNVWPLTVFGIIVFTLSAWRFQKRIG
- a CDS encoding AAA family ATPase; the encoded protein is MIDVSPVQQLAQAVHQNVSRVIVGKETVVDLLLIALLCEGHVLLEDVPGIGKTTLAKTLARSVGGSFQRIQFTPDLLPSDITGVSVYNQKTGDFEFRPGPVMAQIVLADEINRAGPRTQSALLEAMEERQITVDGVTRPLPYPFLVLATQNPIELEGTFPLPEAQVDRFLMRLDLGYPEREEERQILRRFRTQNPLNELQPVVTTDQIQAANRLCREVFVHPVLEDYLLDLAQATRTAESLSLGVSPRGTLALYRASQAAAALQGRNYVIPDDIKQLAMPVWAHRLVPALETRLHEQRVEAVLQGILERTPVPVEEVWQAETEPS
- a CDS encoding efflux RND transporter periplasmic adaptor subunit; the protein is MAQQPRTKPAPPATPESPPGKQNGQPTGPLAPPPAPTAVAPAEPSRRRHGRSPAILAILLVLLLATAAWWIGAGRPAPTQLLPWPWQEPAGPLVASGTLEADEILVGSEIAGRIVSLVQEGQPVQADQILAQLDDSLIQIQIRQANVAARQQLEVQLEHYRLRSPIDGVVMRVPMHVGEVVSPGQTVAAVADLSSLKLTAYVLERDLGQVRVGQPVAVTVDPFPDRTFPGVVTGINQRAEFTPRNVQTRSDRLNLVFGVRIRVENPEGLLKPGMPADATFLEP
- a CDS encoding NAD(P)/FAD-dependent oxidoreductase; this translates as MSNTTTYEVAVVGNGLIGSAAARYLSATGAKVLAIGPDEPANWQEHTGVFASHYDQGRITRIIDPDSVWSLLGARSIAAYAEIEAASGVRFHHPVGCLRVSPFYSQPDDTLAQAQDHGTANGADFAVQPADELAAHFPFLRFAPGSTGLWEQGGAGYINPRSLVQAQLTLARQQGATIVRETVTAIRQQGRVVALTTDAGQTYTAQKVLIAAGAYTNHLLPRALDLRPRAVSILLAELDEEEARRLAAMPALIYRLAGHPILYSIYALPPIPYPDGKVYLKIGGTLFQPVYRQGHDELVDWFHGPGNPQETDALKKVLQALIPGLRARSWQTRPCVVTYTAHDHPYIDVLARDEAGDGQIFVAAGGCGAAAKSSNELGRVAALLVTEGRWTYDVPAEVFQAR
- a CDS encoding ABC transporter ATP-binding protein, which produces MMAPENVPENVIEVRRLTRRFGDQIAVNGVSFSVRRGEVFAFLGPNGSGKSTTIRMLCGILLPTSGEGHVLGFDIVRHSEQIKQHIGYMSQRFALYEDLSVWENLEFYAGVYNVPRGQRRARLEELVAMAGLEGRKRQLAGQLSGGWKQRLALGCAIVHRPPLLFLDEPTAGVDPVSRRHFWMMIHGLAHQGVTVFVTTHYLDEAEHANRVAMIYNGVLRALASPAELKRSALQGQLLNVRCDAPFAAATLLESLPGVHDVALHGNDIHALVDGADGVMEQIRGALEEAGITVHEIQAIPPSLEDVFISLIGSARSRENG